A window from Pseudomonas sp. Tri1 encodes these proteins:
- a CDS encoding BolA family protein has translation MQAVEVKSFLEGKLPGTVIEVEGEGCNFQLNVISDELAALSPVKRQQSIYAHLNPWIADGSIHAVTMKFFSSAAWAERT, from the coding sequence ATGCAGGCCGTAGAAGTGAAGAGCTTCCTTGAAGGAAAGCTGCCCGGAACTGTCATTGAAGTTGAGGGCGAAGGCTGCAACTTTCAGCTGAACGTGATTAGCGATGAACTGGCGGCATTGAGCCCAGTCAAGCGTCAGCAGAGCATCTATGCCCATTTGAACCCGTGGATCGCCGATGGCAGCATCCATGCGGTCACTATGAAATTTTTCAGCAGCGCGGCCTGGGCCGAGCGCACCTGA